The Hyperolius riggenbachi isolate aHypRig1 chromosome 3, aHypRig1.pri, whole genome shotgun sequence genome window below encodes:
- the POLB gene encoding DNA polymerase beta, translating into MSKRKAPQETLNEGITDFLIELANYERNVNRAIHKYSAYRKAASVIAKYPTKIKSGAEAKKLDGVGAKIAEKIDEFLATGKLRKLEKIRQDDTSSSINFLTRVSGIGPAAARKLVEEGIKTLEDLKNNEHKLNHHQRIGVKYFEDFEMRIPREEMLKMQEIVLERVKNLDPDYIATVCGSFRRGVESSGDMDILLTHPDFTSESSKQPHLLHQVVQTLEDCKFLTDTLVKGDTKYMGVGQLPSEGGKQYPFRRIDIRLIPKDQYYCGVLYFTGSDIFNKNMRTHALEKGFTLNEYTLRPLGVTGQAGEPVPIDSEKDIFDYIQYKYREPKERSE; encoded by the exons ATGAGCAAGAGAAAAGCGCCCCAAGAGACGCTGAACGAGGGGATAACCGATTTCCTCATAg AACTGGCAAATTATGAACGGAATGTGAACAGAGCTATCCATAAGTACAGTGCCTACAG GAAAGCTGCCTCTGTGATTGCAAAGTACCCCACAAAAATCAAGAGTGGAGCCGAAGCCAAAAAACTG GATGGAGTTGGAGCCAAAATAGCAGAAAAGATAGATGAATTTTTGGCTACAGGAAAACTGCGGAAGCTTGAAAAG ATTCGACAAGATGACACGAGCTCCTCCATCAATTTCCTCACTAGGGTTAGTGGAATCGG gccagcagcagcccgCAAGCTAGTAGAGGAAGGCATTAAGACGTTAGAGG ATCTAAAAAACAATGAACACAAGTTAAACCATCATCAACGAATTGGAGTAAA ATACTTTGAAGATTTTGAGATGCGTATTCCCCGAGAAGAAATGCTGAAGATGCAG gaaattgtTCTAGAAAGAGTAAAAAATCTGGATCCAGATTACATCGCCACAGTCTGTGGCAGCTTCAGAAGAG GTGTAGAATCCAGTGGAGATATGGATATTCTCCTCACACATCCAGACTTCACCTCAGAGTCTTCAAAGCAG CCGCACCTCTTGCACCAGGTGGTACAGACTCTGGAGGACTGCAAGTTTCTCACAGATACTCTGGTGAAAGGAGACACGAAATACATG GGTGTGGGCCAACTACCATCTGAGGGAGGCAAACAGTATCCCTTCCGGAGaattgatatcag GCTAATCCCCAAGGACCAGTATTACTGCGGAGTTCTCTATTTCACCGGCAGTGACATCTTCAACAAGAACATGCGTACTCATGCTTTGGAGAAAGGATTCACCTTGAATGAGTATACATTACGGCCGCTGGGAGTCACAG